The following proteins are encoded in a genomic region of Neomicrococcus aestuarii:
- a CDS encoding phosphatase PAP2 family protein — translation MHQNSSAPSTSLIRRASERVATWLGPYTAMWLTIIVGGIVVVGLTKVAAEIYESIGEHDGAAAFDQPVLQWMIAHRSETLDQLVTNFTNIGGQVGMPILALVVFSVLTWKTRSWRPFILLASVAAGSVAMTIVGKQTFDRARPAIELAVPPYETSPSFPSGHTLNATAIMTIIAYLVCLEVKWNVTRVLVILACALFVVAMGLSRVFLGHHWLTDVLAAFALGFAWAGIVILAHRVFHSIRKVRIQSAKTTTVLPSA, via the coding sequence ATGCACCAAAATTCTTCAGCTCCCTCCACATCGCTGATCCGCCGCGCGAGTGAGCGGGTCGCGACGTGGCTGGGCCCCTACACCGCAATGTGGCTCACGATCATTGTGGGCGGAATTGTGGTGGTGGGACTCACCAAGGTTGCTGCGGAAATTTACGAGAGCATCGGGGAGCACGACGGCGCTGCCGCCTTCGATCAGCCCGTCTTGCAGTGGATGATCGCGCATCGGTCGGAGACGCTTGACCAGCTGGTCACGAATTTCACCAACATTGGTGGACAAGTGGGCATGCCGATTCTGGCCCTCGTGGTGTTTTCGGTGCTCACGTGGAAGACGCGCTCGTGGCGCCCGTTCATCCTGTTAGCCTCGGTGGCGGCCGGCTCCGTGGCCATGACGATCGTCGGCAAGCAAACCTTTGATCGCGCGCGTCCCGCCATTGAGCTCGCGGTTCCGCCGTATGAAACTTCGCCGTCGTTCCCGTCTGGGCACACCCTCAATGCGACCGCCATCATGACGATCATTGCGTATTTGGTGTGCCTTGAAGTCAAATGGAATGTCACCCGGGTGCTGGTGATTCTGGCGTGCGCCCTTTTTGTGGTGGCCATGGGTCTGAGCCGCGTTTTCTTGGGCCATCACTGGCTCACGGATGTGCTGGCCGCGTTCGCGCTGGGGTTCGCGTGGGCGGGCATCGTAATTCTTGCGCACCGAGTCTTCCATTCGATCCGCAAGGTGCGCATTCAGTCGGCGAAGACCACCACGGTTTTGCCGAGCGCGTGA
- a CDS encoding glucose-1-phosphate adenylyltransferase family protein has product MRYSPVRSNPRVLALLLAGGQGSRLAPLTEARSKPAMPFAGTYRLIDFALSNLANSGIRNVWVVEQYKPFELNQHLANGRPWDLDGTYEGLRILPPFEGSKRDGFAEGNAHAIYQQIPKLKESGAEHVVVMSCDHVYQLDLRPVLEQHEKTDADVTIVTTHIDEKPSRYSVVTVDKDSRVTDFQYKPESPNGQTVATEVFVYKTSVLVETLEKLAQEVTASASKDIGEEDESEDSLGQQLGDYGERLLPALVEGGRAFAFPLKGYWRDLGTVDAYFGAHMQLLDGTGVQLGDPEWPIMTNTVGLPPAFIDQTATIGHSLVAAGARVSGEVEHSVIGPGVTIESGAKVSRCILLGDNHVTKGAVLESVIADIGATFDAGQVGETKPGPGNITIVQPPSPGIG; this is encoded by the coding sequence GTGAGATATTCGCCCGTCCGATCCAATCCGAGAGTCCTTGCACTTCTGCTTGCCGGGGGCCAAGGAAGCCGGTTAGCACCGCTGACGGAAGCGCGTTCCAAGCCCGCGATGCCTTTCGCCGGAACGTACCGGCTCATCGACTTCGCGCTCTCTAATCTGGCGAATTCCGGCATCCGCAACGTCTGGGTGGTGGAGCAGTACAAGCCGTTCGAACTCAACCAGCATCTGGCCAACGGGCGCCCGTGGGATCTCGACGGCACCTATGAAGGACTGCGGATTCTTCCGCCCTTCGAGGGCAGCAAACGGGACGGATTCGCCGAAGGTAACGCCCACGCGATCTACCAGCAGATACCTAAACTCAAAGAGTCTGGCGCGGAGCACGTCGTGGTCATGAGTTGCGACCACGTGTACCAGCTAGACCTTCGGCCCGTCCTAGAACAGCACGAGAAAACTGACGCTGATGTCACCATCGTGACCACCCACATTGATGAGAAGCCGTCCCGGTACAGCGTGGTCACCGTGGACAAGGACTCCCGCGTCACCGACTTCCAGTACAAGCCAGAGTCGCCCAATGGTCAGACGGTGGCCACCGAGGTGTTCGTCTATAAGACCTCCGTTCTGGTGGAGACGCTGGAGAAGCTGGCCCAAGAGGTCACGGCAAGCGCCAGCAAGGACATCGGAGAGGAAGACGAGTCCGAGGACTCTCTGGGCCAACAACTCGGCGACTACGGCGAGCGGCTGCTCCCGGCTCTCGTCGAAGGCGGCCGCGCGTTCGCGTTTCCGCTCAAGGGCTATTGGAGGGATCTTGGCACGGTAGACGCCTACTTCGGCGCGCACATGCAACTTTTGGATGGCACCGGCGTCCAACTCGGGGATCCTGAATGGCCCATCATGACAAATACCGTCGGACTGCCGCCGGCGTTCATTGATCAAACGGCCACCATTGGACACTCGCTCGTCGCCGCAGGGGCACGCGTCTCCGGAGAGGTTGAGCACAGTGTCATTGGCCCCGGTGTCACCATTGAGAGCGGGGCGAAGGTCTCCCGTTGCATCCTCTTGGGAGACAACCACGTCACGAAGGGCGCGGTTCTAGAATCAGTGATCGCGGACATCGGAGCGACTTTCGACGCTGGTCAGGTGGGCGAAACAAAGCCTGGACCGGGCAACATCACCATCGTTCAACCACCCTCCCCTGGCATAGGCTGA
- a CDS encoding NADP-dependent oxidoreductase, whose protein sequence is MYGFTQYGGPEVQEFLDVPDVESREKSVLIKTKAVGINPADIKVRSGQRTGSIPVDFPMAMCREAAGVVIAADPASGLVPGDKVFGATATGTGALAEKVLLNAAQTAKIPDGVSFEQAACIPVAIGTAWDALQELQLEPGQTLLVLGAGGGVGSHALQLAKHLGVRVIGVASHAKKVLVESYGAQHLDSAQFQDVGVNEETEVDAVLDCVGGETLRLGAALVADKAKIRSVAAAELAKELGGSGVTRRRTTNVFAEVAELIRSGAVAPNVSGVVVFEKAASAVAELESGHALGKTVVVFAD, encoded by the coding sequence ATGTACGGATTCACCCAATACGGTGGCCCAGAGGTCCAAGAGTTCCTTGACGTCCCGGACGTAGAGTCCCGGGAGAAGAGCGTTCTCATCAAGACGAAAGCGGTCGGCATCAACCCCGCGGACATCAAAGTTCGTTCCGGCCAGCGAACCGGATCGATTCCCGTGGACTTTCCGATGGCCATGTGCCGAGAAGCAGCCGGCGTGGTCATTGCCGCTGATCCAGCCTCTGGACTCGTGCCTGGCGACAAAGTGTTTGGTGCAACGGCCACCGGCACCGGAGCGCTCGCCGAAAAGGTCCTGCTCAACGCTGCCCAGACCGCAAAGATCCCCGATGGCGTGAGCTTCGAACAAGCTGCTTGCATTCCGGTGGCCATCGGCACCGCGTGGGATGCCCTTCAAGAATTGCAGTTAGAACCAGGCCAAACCCTCTTGGTGCTCGGAGCGGGAGGCGGCGTGGGGTCGCACGCCCTGCAGCTCGCGAAGCACCTGGGCGTTCGCGTCATCGGGGTCGCGAGCCACGCCAAGAAGGTACTCGTGGAAAGCTACGGAGCCCAGCACCTCGACTCAGCACAGTTCCAAGACGTCGGCGTCAACGAAGAAACAGAAGTAGATGCAGTGCTGGACTGCGTGGGCGGAGAGACCCTGCGGCTGGGCGCCGCGCTCGTCGCTGACAAGGCCAAGATTCGAAGCGTCGCGGCCGCCGAATTAGCCAAAGAACTTGGCGGGAGCGGTGTCACGCGTCGTCGTACTACCAACGTTTTTGCGGAGGTTGCCGAGCTGATCCGCTCAGGAGCGGTGGCACCCAACGTGAGCGGCGTCGTCGTCTTTGAAAAAGCCGCCTCCGCTGTTGCGGAACTGGAAAGCGGTCACGCGCTCGGCAAAACCGTGGTGGTCTTCGCCGACTGA
- the rlmH gene encoding 23S rRNA (pseudouridine(1915)-N(3))-methyltransferase RlmH, whose product MSLRVLAIGKKHESWVDEGIARYEKRMKKPFDLSWQLLPHSARESDAARTEESERILAKVSPQDFVILLDERGKNIDSPTLARTLTGAFDAAKPVTLIIGGAYGVDASVHSRANFVWSLSKLVFPHQLVRLILAEQLYRAQEIAGGRPYHHE is encoded by the coding sequence ATGTCTCTTCGCGTCCTGGCCATCGGAAAAAAGCACGAGTCCTGGGTGGATGAGGGCATCGCGCGCTATGAAAAGCGTATGAAGAAGCCGTTCGATCTATCCTGGCAGCTGCTTCCGCACTCCGCGCGAGAATCCGACGCCGCACGAACCGAGGAATCCGAACGAATCCTTGCGAAAGTCAGCCCCCAGGACTTTGTGATCCTGCTAGACGAGCGCGGCAAGAACATTGACTCCCCCACGCTGGCACGCACTCTTACCGGCGCCTTCGACGCCGCCAAGCCTGTCACCTTAATCATTGGCGGAGCGTACGGCGTGGACGCGAGCGTGCATTCGCGCGCGAACTTCGTCTGGAGCCTGTCCAAGCTGGTGTTCCCGCACCAGCTGGTCCGCCTCATCCTCGCCGAGCAGCTCTACCGCGCGCAGGAAATTGCCGGCGGTCGCCCTTATCACCACGAATAA
- a CDS encoding Fpg/Nei family DNA glycosylase: MPEGDTVFRTAARLRPALEHQILTGSDFRVPQFATADLTGKECTAVESRGKHLFIVCEDLTIHSHLMMEGHWDLYRAGERWHSPAFKARCVLTVEGAQAVGFELGFLRLLPSSERYDAVAHLGPDPLGSSWGAAEVLRRMRFWPDRSIALVVLDQSVLAGIGNIYRCESLFMARINPHALVSELTDAQLTRLIDVMHRLLNLNRERGRRITTGTMGREPYWVYGRRGKPCLRCGAPVSHERLGDPQLLRGRVGGDPANTETVERDLFYCQHCQRA, from the coding sequence GTGCCCGAGGGAGATACCGTCTTTCGCACGGCTGCGCGGTTGCGGCCTGCGCTCGAACACCAGATCCTGACAGGTTCGGATTTTCGGGTTCCGCAATTCGCCACGGCAGATCTCACGGGCAAAGAATGCACGGCCGTGGAATCGCGCGGCAAGCACCTCTTCATTGTTTGCGAGGACCTCACCATCCATTCGCACTTGATGATGGAAGGCCACTGGGATCTCTACCGCGCCGGCGAGCGCTGGCACTCTCCCGCTTTCAAGGCGCGTTGCGTGCTGACCGTGGAGGGCGCGCAAGCGGTGGGCTTCGAGTTGGGCTTCTTGCGGTTGCTGCCAAGTTCTGAACGGTACGACGCCGTAGCTCACCTCGGCCCCGATCCTTTGGGTTCCAGCTGGGGTGCGGCAGAGGTGCTGCGGCGGATGCGTTTTTGGCCGGATCGCTCGATTGCGCTAGTGGTGCTGGACCAATCGGTACTCGCCGGAATCGGCAATATTTACAGGTGCGAATCGCTTTTCATGGCGCGCATCAATCCTCATGCGCTGGTTAGTGAACTCACGGATGCGCAGCTCACTCGGCTCATCGACGTCATGCACCGGCTGCTGAACCTGAACCGCGAGCGGGGAAGACGCATCACCACAGGAACTATGGGCAGGGAACCGTACTGGGTGTATGGGCGGCGCGGGAAACCGTGTTTGAGGTGCGGCGCCCCCGTCAGCCACGAGCGTCTGGGTGATCCGCAACTACTGCGCGGACGGGTGGGTGGAGACCCAGCAAACACGGAGACTGTAGAGCGAGACTTATTCTATTGTCAGCATTGTCAACGAGCTTAA
- a CDS encoding ATP-dependent helicase, translated as MSTRDNTTPPIPEVMGKFSRATKEWFEGAFADPTPAQLGAWDAISRRENALVIAPTGSGKTLAAFLWTLDSFIKDAAENPAPQLPLELTEPSALTEAKAKQKSSTKVLYISPLKALGVDVERNLRAPLIGITQTARRLNIAVPDITVGVRSGDTPTNERRRLQTNPPNILITTPESLYLMLTSRARETLANVHTVIIDEVHAVAGTKRGAHLAVTLERLDALLKAPAQRIGLSATVEPRTEVARFLGGSRPVTIVAPPSRKTWDLKVTVPVEDMTDLPAAAAAHDLGPASGLQPQASIWPHVEEQIVDLIEANRSTIVFANSRRLAERLTGRLNEIHESRLSGDDVWNPFAPGGVGSTAAEMIGGASNTSATATRNAPTRAPAEMMAQAGATAAIASQDPENGIEQLARAHHGSVSKEQRAQIEDDLKSGRLRCVVATSSLELGIDMGLVDLVIQVEAPTSVASGLQRVGRAGHQVGEVSKGVFFPKHRGDLVNTTVTVERMLGGKIEALKIPANPLDILAQQTVAASALGTVDVEEWFDIVRGSAPFANLPRSAFDATLDLLSGKYPSDEFAELRPRIVWDRDGGTFEGRPGAQRLAVTSGGTIPDRGLFGVFLAGSEDAGTGGRRVGELDEEMVYESRVGDVFALGATSWKIEDITFDRVLVSPAFGQPGKLPFWKGDSLGRPYELGVALGQFQRELVQLSEDDAAARLAEVGLDEWATGNLTRYLADQVEATTAIPSDKTLIVERFQDELGDWRLVLHSPFGMSVHAPWALAVGARLHQRYGLDGSAMAADDGIVLRVPMMDDEPPGAELFFFDSDELEQIVTAEVGGSALFASRFRECAARALLLPRQNPAKRQPLWQQRQRSAQLLDVAKKYPSFPIILETVRECLQDVYDLPALRHVVANIENRKIRVIESQTQQPSPFAQSLLFGYVAQFLYEGDSPLAERRAAALSLDPGLLNDLLGRAELRELLDAGVILQTERELQRLTPDRKLKGIEGIADLLRLLGPLSATEIAERIDWQATSGEPAIDGEGPAPDDSLLASKFVYEAQELATELVRANRAMAVRIGGRDVFAAIEDASRLRDALGVPLPIGVPLAFVEPVADPLGDMVGRYARTHGPFTATEASHHLGLGVAVVNQTLRKLLAEGRLAEGEFRPHGTSGTATVLGDTELSAEDANSTSSSFPSNSTEWCDSEVLRRIRRRSLAALRAEVEPVDPATFGRFLPPWQYVGENLRGSDGVATVLDQLSGVRAPASAWESFILPARVRDYQPALLDELLASGEVLWQGNGSLAGNDGWVSFHVREHAPLTLQRDPEFEPTPLHTAIMDALSLSGAAFFTQLHHQLGPLNTATPPTEQQLLVALWELVWAGRISNDTLAPVRGLLGGGHTAHKQKANPRARSARLGRVRGMRVRGLGAGWQTNSGLRADASMPPNLEQDYSGGITAHSPSAAGRWSLVPQPEQDPTISLHAAAEYLLDRYGVLTRGSVMAEEVPGGFGMMYKVLARMEESGIARRGYFIEKLGAAQFSTPATVDRLRSHVQDADIQKDLTAVALAATDPANPYGAALSWPTVPSADGTASPTGHRPGRKAGGVVVLVNGELTLYVERGGKTLLAFTDHEASLQAAAHELVRALKTARVDKMAMEKVNGLPILDSTIANALLAAGFYSSPAGLRFRS; from the coding sequence ATGAGCACGCGAGATAACACCACTCCCCCAATCCCGGAGGTCATGGGGAAATTCTCACGCGCCACAAAAGAGTGGTTTGAGGGTGCCTTCGCGGACCCCACCCCTGCGCAGCTGGGCGCGTGGGATGCCATTTCTCGCCGCGAGAACGCGCTGGTCATCGCGCCAACCGGCTCCGGCAAAACGCTCGCGGCGTTCTTGTGGACACTGGATTCGTTCATCAAGGACGCAGCGGAGAATCCTGCGCCACAGCTCCCGCTCGAGCTGACGGAACCGAGCGCCCTCACGGAGGCGAAAGCCAAGCAAAAGTCCTCCACCAAAGTCCTCTACATCTCCCCCCTCAAAGCGCTGGGCGTGGACGTGGAGCGCAACCTGCGCGCCCCGCTCATCGGCATCACGCAGACCGCCCGCCGCCTCAACATTGCCGTCCCGGATATCACCGTGGGGGTGCGTTCGGGAGACACTCCCACGAACGAGCGCCGGCGGCTCCAGACCAATCCGCCAAACATCCTGATCACCACGCCCGAGTCTTTGTACTTGATGCTGACCAGCCGCGCCCGCGAAACCCTCGCGAACGTCCACACCGTCATCATTGACGAAGTGCACGCCGTGGCAGGAACAAAGCGTGGAGCTCACCTCGCGGTGACCCTCGAGCGACTCGACGCGCTGTTGAAGGCGCCAGCCCAGCGCATCGGCCTGTCCGCCACCGTGGAACCCCGCACCGAAGTGGCCCGCTTCTTGGGTGGCAGCCGGCCAGTGACCATCGTGGCGCCGCCTAGCCGCAAAACGTGGGACCTGAAAGTCACGGTTCCTGTTGAGGACATGACTGATCTGCCAGCGGCCGCAGCCGCGCATGACCTAGGTCCGGCGTCTGGACTGCAACCGCAAGCCAGCATTTGGCCGCACGTTGAAGAGCAGATCGTTGACCTCATCGAAGCCAACCGATCCACCATTGTCTTCGCGAACTCGCGACGCCTCGCGGAGCGCCTCACGGGCAGGCTCAACGAGATCCACGAGTCCCGCCTGAGCGGGGATGACGTATGGAATCCGTTTGCGCCGGGCGGGGTTGGATCCACCGCGGCGGAGATGATCGGCGGAGCTAGCAACACCTCAGCAACCGCTACCCGCAACGCCCCCACCAGAGCTCCAGCCGAAATGATGGCGCAAGCCGGAGCCACCGCCGCTATCGCGAGCCAGGACCCTGAAAACGGGATCGAACAGCTCGCTCGCGCTCACCACGGATCGGTCTCCAAGGAACAGCGCGCCCAGATTGAAGATGATCTGAAATCCGGCCGTCTCCGTTGTGTTGTAGCCACTAGCAGCCTGGAACTCGGTATCGACATGGGCCTCGTGGACCTCGTGATTCAAGTGGAAGCGCCCACCTCTGTGGCTTCGGGCCTGCAACGCGTGGGCCGCGCGGGCCACCAAGTGGGCGAAGTGTCCAAGGGCGTGTTCTTTCCCAAGCACCGCGGGGACCTCGTCAACACCACCGTGACCGTGGAGCGCATGCTCGGCGGCAAGATTGAGGCCCTGAAAATTCCCGCCAACCCGTTGGACATTCTGGCGCAACAGACAGTTGCTGCGAGCGCACTGGGCACGGTTGATGTTGAAGAGTGGTTCGACATCGTCCGCGGCTCCGCCCCCTTCGCCAACCTTCCGCGTAGCGCTTTCGACGCCACCTTGGATCTGCTCTCCGGCAAATACCCCAGCGACGAATTCGCTGAGCTGCGCCCGCGCATCGTGTGGGATCGCGACGGCGGCACCTTCGAAGGCCGCCCCGGCGCGCAACGCCTCGCCGTCACGAGCGGCGGCACCATCCCGGACCGCGGCCTCTTCGGCGTCTTCCTCGCCGGCAGCGAGGACGCGGGCACCGGCGGACGCCGCGTGGGTGAACTCGATGAAGAGATGGTCTACGAATCGCGGGTGGGAGATGTCTTCGCGCTCGGCGCAACGAGCTGGAAGATCGAGGACATCACCTTTGACCGCGTCCTGGTCAGCCCGGCCTTCGGACAGCCCGGCAAGCTCCCGTTCTGGAAGGGCGATTCGTTGGGGCGCCCGTACGAACTGGGCGTGGCCTTGGGCCAGTTCCAGCGCGAGTTGGTGCAGTTATCAGAGGACGACGCCGCAGCTCGGCTCGCAGAGGTGGGCTTGGATGAGTGGGCCACCGGAAATTTGACGCGCTACCTTGCGGATCAGGTGGAAGCCACCACGGCGATTCCCAGCGATAAGACCTTGATTGTCGAACGTTTCCAGGACGAGCTCGGTGACTGGCGTTTAGTCCTGCATTCCCCGTTTGGCATGTCCGTTCATGCGCCGTGGGCACTTGCGGTGGGCGCGCGTCTGCATCAGCGCTACGGTCTTGACGGTTCGGCGATGGCCGCCGATGACGGCATTGTGCTACGCGTTCCCATGATGGACGACGAACCTCCCGGAGCGGAATTATTCTTCTTCGACTCGGATGAGCTCGAGCAAATCGTCACCGCCGAAGTGGGCGGGTCCGCCTTGTTCGCTTCACGGTTCCGTGAATGCGCGGCTCGCGCGTTGCTGCTACCGCGCCAGAACCCCGCGAAGCGTCAGCCGCTCTGGCAACAACGACAGCGTTCGGCGCAGCTCTTGGATGTTGCCAAGAAGTACCCGAGCTTCCCGATCATCCTCGAGACCGTCCGCGAATGCTTGCAGGATGTCTACGATCTCCCTGCTCTGCGGCATGTGGTGGCAAACATCGAGAATCGCAAGATCCGCGTCATCGAAAGCCAGACCCAGCAACCTTCGCCATTCGCGCAGTCGCTCTTGTTCGGTTACGTGGCGCAGTTCTTGTACGAGGGCGATTCGCCGCTCGCCGAACGTCGTGCCGCCGCACTGTCTCTGGACCCGGGACTCCTCAATGACCTGCTGGGCAGGGCCGAACTCCGCGAACTTCTCGATGCCGGAGTCATTCTCCAGACCGAACGCGAACTCCAGCGCCTCACCCCGGACCGCAAGCTCAAGGGAATTGAAGGCATCGCGGATCTTCTCCGTCTCTTGGGACCGCTCTCCGCAACGGAAATCGCCGAACGCATCGACTGGCAAGCAACCAGTGGTGAACCTGCAATCGACGGTGAAGGCCCAGCACCAGACGATTCTCTCCTTGCCTCGAAATTCGTCTACGAGGCGCAAGAACTCGCCACCGAGCTGGTGCGCGCCAACCGCGCAATGGCCGTCCGCATTGGAGGACGGGACGTCTTCGCGGCCATCGAAGATGCCAGCCGCTTGCGCGATGCACTCGGCGTCCCATTACCCATCGGTGTCCCGCTAGCGTTTGTGGAGCCGGTCGCCGATCCACTCGGTGACATGGTGGGTCGCTACGCGAGGACCCACGGCCCTTTCACAGCCACCGAAGCATCCCATCACTTGGGATTGGGCGTCGCAGTGGTCAATCAAACTCTGCGTAAACTCTTGGCCGAGGGTCGCCTCGCCGAAGGCGAATTCCGGCCCCACGGGACCAGTGGCACCGCAACGGTGCTCGGCGACACCGAGCTCTCTGCAGAAGATGCCAACAGCACTTCCAGTAGCTTTCCTTCCAACAGCACCGAGTGGTGCGATTCCGAAGTCCTGCGACGCATTCGGCGTCGTTCTCTCGCGGCGCTCCGCGCCGAAGTGGAACCGGTGGACCCGGCCACCTTTGGACGATTCTTACCGCCGTGGCAATACGTCGGCGAGAACCTACGCGGTAGCGACGGCGTTGCTACCGTTCTGGATCAGCTCTCCGGCGTCCGCGCGCCGGCGAGCGCGTGGGAGTCCTTCATCCTGCCCGCCCGGGTTCGCGACTACCAGCCCGCACTACTGGACGAGCTTTTGGCCAGCGGCGAAGTGCTCTGGCAAGGCAACGGATCGCTCGCCGGAAACGACGGGTGGGTGAGTTTCCACGTCCGCGAACACGCTCCGCTCACACTGCAACGAGACCCCGAGTTCGAGCCAACGCCACTTCACACCGCCATCATGGACGCCCTCTCTCTGTCCGGCGCGGCATTCTTCACGCAGCTCCACCACCAGCTCGGCCCCCTGAACACCGCCACCCCGCCCACCGAGCAACAACTCTTGGTGGCTCTCTGGGAACTCGTGTGGGCTGGACGTATTTCCAATGACACTCTCGCCCCAGTGCGCGGACTGCTCGGCGGCGGCCATACGGCGCACAAACAAAAGGCCAACCCGCGCGCACGTTCGGCGAGGCTCGGACGGGTACGAGGCATGCGCGTGCGCGGACTCGGCGCCGGGTGGCAAACCAACAGCGGACTGCGCGCTGACGCGTCCATGCCGCCAAATCTCGAACAGGATTACTCCGGCGGCATCACGGCACATTCGCCCTCGGCGGCCGGGCGGTGGAGCTTGGTCCCCCAGCCGGAGCAGGACCCCACCATCTCCCTGCACGCCGCGGCCGAGTACTTGCTGGACCGCTACGGCGTGCTCACGCGCGGCTCCGTCATGGCCGAAGAAGTGCCCGGCGGTTTCGGGATGATGTACAAAGTCTTGGCGCGCATGGAGGAGTCCGGCATCGCGCGGCGCGGCTACTTCATCGAAAAGCTCGGTGCCGCCCAGTTCTCCACACCCGCCACCGTGGACCGGCTTCGCTCCCACGTCCAGGACGCGGATATCCAGAAGGACCTCACAGCTGTCGCGCTCGCGGCCACGGACCCCGCCAATCCTTACGGCGCGGCACTGTCCTGGCCCACTGTCCCCTCCGCGGACGGCACCGCAAGCCCCACGGGCCATCGCCCGGGCAGGAAGGCGGGCGGCGTCGTCGTACTGGTCAACGGTGAGCTCACCCTATATGTGGAGCGCGGCGGCAAGACCTTGCTCGCGTTCACCGATCACGAGGCTTCCCTGCAGGCCGCGGCGCACGAGCTAGTGCGCGCGCTCAAGACGGCGCGCGTGGACAAAATGGCCATGGAGAAGGTCAACGGCCTGCCCATCTTGGATTCCACCATCGCGAACGCCCTGCTGGCCGCCGGATTCTATTCATCCCCGGCCGGCCTGCGGTTTAGGAGTTAG
- a CDS encoding GNAT family N-acetyltransferase: protein MTSSEPRILSIHFKDHRIESIDGGIVEEGTKWILVAAVRGGARRNGHVLIRRKFIRKMVPVGKFTNLAANVVGSWPPAPLLGADGQPLELDLNHGRLSLQSIAEHYPVLGFHYERRKGEGLVDGVLQLEDDDAALRFRIVTDEGRVRSGITTLDRSSLIALEIGSSRLSKLAAKMADSARVEETLAVEAPVVEAPADVEIISATKAFEIKPSAYLVRLANFQDVPGIQALHRRGGYAPPSPRFLERVIADEDSLVVVAVDREESVVGWAKANYIPSSIADPAGYYLTGVRVDDDHRRNGLAREMAGARLSWLRRRTDTVFASVPAPNQPARHYLSSLGFREIPQEEAPVQPGNSVLLELTLDAGQAR, encoded by the coding sequence GTGACCAGTTCTGAACCGCGCATCCTCAGCATCCATTTCAAGGACCACCGCATCGAAAGCATCGACGGCGGAATCGTTGAAGAAGGTACCAAGTGGATTCTGGTGGCTGCCGTCCGCGGCGGTGCCCGCAGGAACGGTCACGTCCTCATTCGGCGGAAGTTCATCCGCAAAATGGTGCCGGTAGGAAAGTTCACGAACCTCGCCGCAAACGTGGTGGGAAGTTGGCCTCCGGCGCCGCTCCTTGGTGCGGACGGCCAGCCTCTTGAGCTGGATCTGAATCATGGCCGCCTCTCACTGCAGAGCATCGCTGAGCACTATCCGGTGCTGGGCTTCCACTACGAGCGCCGCAAAGGCGAGGGTTTAGTGGATGGGGTTCTTCAGTTAGAGGACGACGACGCTGCCTTGCGTTTCCGGATCGTCACCGATGAGGGGCGCGTGCGTTCTGGAATTACGACGCTAGACCGCTCGTCGCTGATCGCCCTTGAGATTGGTTCGTCCCGCTTGTCAAAGCTTGCGGCCAAGATGGCGGACTCTGCGCGCGTAGAGGAGACTCTGGCCGTAGAAGCGCCGGTTGTAGAAGCGCCTGCCGACGTGGAGATCATCTCGGCGACCAAGGCGTTTGAGATCAAGCCGTCTGCCTATTTGGTGCGCCTTGCGAACTTCCAAGACGTGCCCGGCATTCAGGCGTTGCACCGTCGCGGCGGCTACGCCCCACCGTCACCGCGCTTTTTAGAACGCGTCATCGCGGACGAGGATTCCTTGGTGGTAGTCGCAGTAGATCGCGAAGAATCAGTGGTGGGATGGGCAAAAGCTAACTACATTCCGTCCTCGATCGCCGACCCTGCCGGCTACTACTTGACCGGTGTCCGCGTTGATGATGACCACCGACGCAACGGTCTTGCTCGAGAAATGGCAGGGGCACGCTTGAGTTGGCTGCGTCGTCGTACTGACACCGTCTTTGCGAGCGTCCCGGCACCCAACCAACCCGCCCGGCACTATCTCAGTTCCCTCGGCTTCCGGGAAATCCCCCAAGAAGAAGCGCCCGTCCAACCCGGCAACTCCGTACTGTTGGAACTCACTCTCGACGCAGGGCAGGCTCGCTAA